The following coding sequences lie in one Flagellimonas eckloniae genomic window:
- a CDS encoding aldose epimerase family protein, with product MSNLSSKDFELTIDGKNTQLFTLKNKNGLNAVFSNYGQRIISLHVPDKQGNFDDIVLGFSSLPEYFDGPGKYFGAVIGRYGNRIAQGEFTLNGTTHRLTKNKGGNHLHGGKNGFGSVVWDATQVSEGEIHFSGVSPDGEEGYPGNLFCEVTYKLNDTNELIIEYKAKTDKATPVNLTHHSYFNLKGAGNGTVDRHILHINANSFTPVDQHIIPTGSLESVQGTPFDFLEPKPIGRDIKTRNEQLEFGNGYDHNFVLDTSSKRDDDLIFAAKVVEPESGRTMEVYTNEPGIQFYSGNYLGIKGKKRKYYEDRGAFCLETQHFPDSPNNLNFPSTILQPDEVYKSTCIYRFGVLTEEV from the coding sequence TTGAGCAATTTAAGTTCCAAGGATTTTGAGCTGACCATTGACGGAAAAAACACCCAACTGTTTACCCTTAAAAACAAAAACGGCCTTAACGCTGTTTTTTCAAACTATGGCCAACGAATAATATCACTGCATGTTCCGGATAAACAGGGAAACTTTGATGATATAGTCTTGGGGTTCTCTAGCCTGCCCGAATACTTTGATGGTCCAGGAAAATATTTTGGAGCAGTAATTGGCAGGTATGGAAATCGCATAGCACAGGGTGAATTTACCCTAAATGGAACTACTCACCGACTGACCAAGAATAAAGGAGGCAATCATCTCCATGGAGGTAAGAATGGCTTTGGAAGTGTAGTTTGGGATGCAACACAGGTAAGTGAAGGCGAAATTCATTTTAGTGGTGTTTCACCAGATGGTGAAGAGGGCTACCCAGGCAATTTGTTTTGTGAAGTAACCTATAAGCTAAATGACACCAACGAGTTAATCATTGAATATAAAGCAAAAACTGATAAGGCCACTCCCGTTAATCTTACGCATCATTCCTATTTTAATTTAAAAGGCGCCGGAAACGGTACTGTAGACCGGCATATTTTGCACATAAATGCCAACAGTTTTACACCTGTAGACCAACACATCATACCAACCGGCTCCTTAGAAAGTGTACAAGGCACTCCTTTTGATTTTTTAGAGCCTAAACCCATTGGAAGAGATATTAAAACAAGAAATGAGCAACTGGAATTTGGCAATGGATATGATCATAATTTTGTTTTGGACACTTCATCAAAAAGAGATGATGACCTCATTTTTGCTGCAAAAGTAGTGGAACCAGAATCTGGAAGAACCATGGAAGTATACACCAATGAACCTGGCATTCAATTCTACAGCGGTAATTATTTAGGAATAAAGGGTAAGAAAAGAAAATATTATGAAGACAGAGGAGCATTTTGCCTAGAAACCCAGCATTTCCCAGATTCTCCCAATAACCTAAACTTCCCCAGCACTATTTTACAACCTGATGAGGTCTACAAATCAACTTGTATTTATCGGTTTGGGGTCTTAACAGAAGAAGTATAG
- a CDS encoding sulfatase, producing the protein MKKNLNLYITILLFSTLFSCSKKLVPQGDTVKEHPNLVIIFTDDQGYGDLGCFGGKHVNTPHLDKMAAEGMKLNSFYVAAPICTPSRAALMTGCYPKRINMADGVFLAGDSKGLHPDEITIAEILKTKGYTTGIMGKWHLGDQPEFLPTRQGFDAFFGLPYSHDIHPWHRNNKKFNFPDLPLLEGEEVIEINPDMNYLTQRITDKAIDFIAENKDRPFFLYIPHPLPHRPVYASPNQMKHVSDSIQSIILQENDSVLYDVRDQIYPEAIGTIDDSVGEIMNALREYGIDKNTLVIFSSDNGPAKGGMGSTGFLKGRKGHTFEGGMRMASLAWWPGKIPPSSESDEVLTSMDLLPTFAHLAGAEIPQDRVIDGENIWPVLTNKKKDIPAPKSFYYYQANELQAVRYGSWKYSKRDGVSMLHNLKTDIGETKNVIDEYPAITTQMVKYFDTFEKELGEGKSLSERCRPVGYIENAKPLTKEN; encoded by the coding sequence ATGAAAAAGAATCTTAACTTATATATTACAATACTACTTTTCTCAACGCTATTCAGTTGCTCCAAAAAACTGGTGCCACAAGGTGATACAGTAAAAGAACACCCTAATCTCGTCATTATATTTACTGATGATCAGGGCTACGGAGACCTTGGCTGTTTCGGAGGAAAACATGTAAATACACCTCATTTGGATAAGATGGCCGCTGAAGGCATGAAGCTTAATAGCTTTTATGTTGCAGCCCCCATATGTACACCATCTAGGGCTGCATTAATGACGGGCTGCTATCCTAAAAGGATAAACATGGCTGACGGTGTATTTTTGGCAGGAGATAGTAAGGGTTTGCATCCTGATGAAATCACCATAGCAGAAATACTGAAAACAAAAGGTTATACAACAGGTATCATGGGTAAATGGCATTTGGGGGACCAACCTGAATTTTTACCCACACGACAGGGCTTTGATGCGTTTTTTGGACTGCCCTATAGCCATGACATCCATCCCTGGCACAGAAACAATAAGAAATTCAATTTTCCTGATCTCCCACTCTTGGAAGGAGAAGAGGTTATTGAAATTAACCCTGATATGAATTATCTTACTCAGCGAATTACCGATAAGGCTATAGATTTTATAGCGGAAAATAAGGATAGACCATTTTTTCTCTACATTCCGCATCCCCTGCCCCATAGACCTGTGTACGCCTCTCCCAATCAGATGAAACATGTATCAGACTCTATTCAATCAATCATCTTGCAAGAAAATGACTCTGTTTTATACGATGTAAGAGATCAAATTTATCCAGAGGCAATAGGCACCATAGACGACTCGGTAGGAGAAATTATGAATGCCCTAAGAGAATATGGAATAGACAAAAATACCTTGGTGATTTTCAGCTCTGATAATGGTCCGGCAAAAGGAGGTATGGGAAGTACGGGATTTCTAAAAGGCAGAAAAGGGCATACCTTTGAAGGAGGAATGCGTATGGCTTCATTGGCCTGGTGGCCAGGTAAAATTCCACCAAGTTCAGAATCGGATGAAGTTTTGACAAGTATGGATTTGCTACCCACATTTGCACATCTTGCGGGGGCTGAAATTCCTCAAGACAGGGTAATTGATGGTGAAAATATCTGGCCCGTTTTGACGAATAAAAAGAAAGATATTCCGGCGCCAAAGTCATTTTATTATTATCAAGCCAATGAACTGCAGGCTGTGAGGTACGGTAGCTGGAAATATTCTAAGAGAGATGGGGTCAGCATGTTGCATAATCTAAAAACTGACATTGGAGAAACCAAAAACGTGATTGACGAATATCCAGCTATTACAACACAAATGGTAAAATACTTTGATACTTTTGAAAAAGAATTGGGAGAAGGTAAAAGTCTTAGCGAAAGGTGTCGCCCGGTAGGATATATTGAGAATGCCAAACCATTGACCAAAGAGAACTAA
- a CDS encoding helix-turn-helix and ligand-binding sensor domain-containing protein, producing the protein MNTTKKILVLISLFIGATVLAQELPPIQNYSPSDYKAESQNWAISQAGDKVIYFANNKGLLEFNGAKWTLFPSPNETIIRSVKVVGDKIYTGCYMEFGYWQKDDFGMLQYTSLSKKIKNDFKQDEEFWNILDMDRWVVFQSLDRVYIYDLTDNSVRSIDSDTSLPKIFNLNQSIYFQKLNKGIFKIENGKDILIYDASPFKEDEIINIFQHQGGLLVLTRHNGFYKIQDDLINKWNISADAFLSNVSTYSALELIDGSFVLGTISHGLIYLDKNGNLIYHIDQIKGLRNNTVLSIYEDVDNNIWLGLDNGISYLNLKSAFKVYHDNKGVAGSVYASVINNNNLYLGTNQGLFYKEINSEGDFNLINGTQGQVWSLNLIGQTLFCGHHTGTFIVEQNKAIKIADIQGTWNISDLNGNPNLLLQGNYDGLYVLEKLNDKWHIKNKIEGFNHSSRYFETLGEDIFVNHEYKGVFKIETDNAFSKAKKVSIDTLLKGSNSGMVKYKDDLLYSFNKGILRYDKRDRQFVKDSILSKVYTEGEYLSGKMTVDNKNDYLWVFTNSNISFISHGNLSNTPIIKSIPLTKNIRSGIVGYESVSALDEDGKYLFGTSSGYVTIAIDDFREKDFMVNMGSIRKAGKNTNKNEKNLLSKNVKGSFESSENNLEISFFAANYIKYLKPNYQFQLLGIYPNWSDWSEESTATFENLPFGEYTFKVRAKIGDKISDNIAMYSFKIARPWYFSNLMLVLYAITAILGSILIHTLYRRYYHKRQQALIKKNKRDMELAKAQNEKEIIKIKNEQLKEEFKSKSNELAASTLSIIKKNELLSKVKEQLISNVEDKNSVKPIITIIDKSLNQNDDWELFKEAFNNADRKFLKKLKKAHPNLSPNDIRLCAYLRLNLSSKEIAPLLNISPRSVEIKRYRLRKKMDLSHDDNLVNYILKL; encoded by the coding sequence GTGAATACTACCAAGAAAATATTAGTCCTAATTTCTTTGTTCATTGGCGCGACAGTGTTAGCACAAGAGTTGCCCCCTATCCAAAACTACTCCCCTTCTGACTATAAAGCTGAAAGTCAAAATTGGGCTATCTCACAAGCTGGAGATAAAGTAATTTATTTTGCCAACAACAAAGGATTATTAGAATTTAATGGCGCTAAATGGACGCTCTTTCCCTCGCCCAACGAAACAATAATCCGGTCTGTTAAAGTTGTAGGTGATAAAATATATACTGGATGCTATATGGAATTTGGGTATTGGCAAAAAGATGATTTCGGCATGCTTCAATACACTTCCTTATCAAAAAAAATAAAGAATGATTTTAAACAAGATGAGGAGTTCTGGAACATTTTGGATATGGATAGATGGGTTGTGTTTCAATCTTTGGATAGAGTCTACATCTACGATTTAACTGACAATTCAGTTAGGTCTATTGATTCTGACACTTCCTTGCCCAAAATATTTAACCTCAACCAAAGTATTTATTTCCAAAAACTTAATAAAGGAATCTTTAAGATTGAAAATGGCAAAGATATTTTGATCTATGATGCCAGTCCTTTTAAAGAAGATGAAATTATCAATATTTTTCAGCACCAAGGAGGTTTGCTTGTTCTTACCCGTCACAATGGATTTTATAAAATTCAAGATGATTTAATTAATAAATGGAATATTAGTGCGGATGCTTTTTTATCCAATGTAAGTACATACAGTGCTTTAGAGTTAATCGATGGAAGCTTCGTTTTGGGCACTATCTCCCATGGCTTAATTTATTTGGATAAAAATGGGAATTTGATATATCATATAGATCAAATAAAGGGGTTACGCAACAATACAGTTTTATCGATATACGAAGATGTTGACAATAACATTTGGCTAGGGCTGGATAACGGAATTAGTTATTTAAACCTTAAATCCGCATTCAAAGTATATCATGACAACAAAGGAGTTGCAGGAAGTGTGTATGCCTCCGTTATTAACAACAACAACTTGTATTTAGGAACAAATCAGGGGTTATTTTATAAGGAAATCAATAGTGAAGGTGACTTTAATCTAATCAACGGTACACAAGGCCAAGTATGGTCTTTGAACTTGATTGGACAAACCCTTTTCTGTGGCCACCATACCGGTACATTTATCGTTGAGCAAAATAAAGCAATAAAAATAGCAGATATTCAGGGCACATGGAACATAAGCGATTTAAATGGCAATCCCAATCTGCTCTTACAAGGAAATTATGATGGCCTTTATGTTTTGGAAAAATTAAATGATAAGTGGCATATTAAAAACAAAATTGAGGGATTTAACCATTCCTCACGTTATTTTGAGACTTTAGGAGAGGATATTTTTGTAAACCATGAATACAAAGGTGTTTTTAAAATTGAAACTGATAATGCTTTTTCCAAAGCAAAAAAAGTGTCCATAGACACTTTGCTAAAAGGTTCCAATTCTGGAATGGTCAAGTATAAAGACGACTTGCTTTATTCCTTTAACAAAGGAATTTTAAGATATGATAAAAGAGATAGACAGTTTGTTAAAGATAGTATTCTGAGTAAAGTTTATACAGAGGGAGAATATCTATCTGGTAAAATGACAGTGGATAATAAGAATGACTATTTGTGGGTGTTTACAAATTCCAACATTAGTTTTATATCCCATGGAAACTTATCTAATACCCCGATTATTAAATCTATTCCACTTACCAAAAACATACGCAGTGGAATTGTTGGATATGAAAGCGTTTCAGCCTTAGACGAAGATGGGAAATATTTGTTTGGAACTAGTTCTGGGTATGTGACCATTGCTATAGATGATTTCCGTGAAAAGGATTTCATGGTAAATATGGGAAGTATTAGAAAAGCAGGAAAAAACACAAACAAAAATGAAAAAAACCTATTAAGTAAAAATGTGAAAGGTAGTTTTGAAAGCAGTGAAAACAATCTAGAAATATCTTTTTTCGCGGCCAATTACATCAAATATTTAAAGCCTAACTATCAATTTCAGCTTTTAGGGATCTATCCAAATTGGAGTGACTGGTCAGAAGAATCAACAGCTACCTTTGAAAACCTTCCCTTTGGTGAATATACTTTTAAGGTAAGGGCAAAAATTGGAGATAAGATTTCTGACAACATTGCCATGTATTCTTTTAAAATTGCAAGACCTTGGTATTTCTCAAATCTAATGTTGGTGCTCTATGCGATAACCGCAATATTAGGTTCAATCCTTATCCACACTTTATATAGAAGATACTATCACAAACGTCAACAAGCACTAATTAAAAAGAACAAACGTGATATGGAGCTTGCCAAGGCTCAAAATGAAAAAGAAATTATAAAAATAAAAAATGAACAACTTAAGGAAGAATTTAAAAGTAAAAGCAATGAGCTCGCGGCTTCAACGTTGAGTATAATAAAAAAGAACGAACTGTTATCAAAGGTCAAAGAACAACTCATATCAAATGTAGAGGATAAAAATTCTGTAAAGCCAATAATTACCATTATTGATAAAAGTCTTAATCAGAATGATGATTGGGAATTATTTAAGGAAGCCTTCAACAATGCTGACAGAAAATTTTTAAAGAAATTAAAGAAGGCACACCCAAATCTATCACCAAATGATATACGCTTGTGTGCATACCTCCGTTTAAACTTATCCTCTAAAGAAATAGCACCATTATTGAACATTTCTCCAAGAAGTGTGGAGATAAAAAGGTATCGACTTCGTAAAAAAATGGACTTATCCCATGATGATAACTTAGTAAACTACATCCTTAAACTATAA
- a CDS encoding arylsulfatase, translating to MMDYLKLSVLAVFTLLVLSCRQNTTTKTLEPIKPNIIYILADDLGYGDLSCYGQQKFKTPNIDKLAAQGMLFTQHYSGSTVCAPSRSTLMTGMHTGHTPIRGNKEIKPEGQHPLPDSVTTLPEVLKARGYKTAAFGKWGLGFPGSEGEPLKQGFDFFYGYNCQRLAHHYYPRYLWRNNEVDSLTENFGQAKGAYAPDLIHKEAKTFIHENKDNPFFMYYAAVAPHAELVAPEPYMEKFRGKFEPEKIYKGYDEGPGYREGRYESQPESHAAFVAMITHLDDRVGDIMSTLEELGIADNTLVIFTSDNGPHLEGGADPDFFDSNGIYRGYKRDLYEGGIRVPMIAMWPGKIKANTRSEHVSAFWDIMPTVAELTGLEEVGNIDGISFAPTLLDEGVQKNHKYLYWEFHAKGGRKAIRKGRWKLVYYQVGNLENSTLELFDLENDPSETTNLAEEKPKLFKEMKEILMNARTSSDVFRFADEQFEG from the coding sequence ATGATGGATTATCTCAAACTTTCTGTACTAGCAGTTTTTACCTTGCTTGTTTTAAGCTGCAGACAAAATACAACAACCAAAACATTAGAACCCATTAAACCCAACATTATCTATATCCTGGCAGATGATTTGGGATACGGTGACCTCAGTTGTTATGGACAGCAAAAGTTCAAAACTCCAAATATCGATAAGCTGGCAGCTCAAGGGATGCTCTTTACACAGCACTATTCCGGATCGACGGTTTGCGCACCATCAAGGTCCACATTGATGACGGGAATGCACACCGGCCATACGCCAATTCGTGGCAATAAAGAAATAAAACCTGAAGGCCAACATCCTTTGCCTGATTCTGTGACTACCTTGCCAGAAGTACTTAAGGCCAGAGGTTATAAAACAGCCGCATTTGGTAAGTGGGGACTTGGATTTCCCGGTTCGGAAGGAGAACCGCTTAAGCAAGGGTTCGATTTCTTTTATGGATATAATTGTCAAAGGTTGGCACACCATTATTATCCGCGTTACCTATGGAGAAATAATGAGGTTGATTCCTTAACAGAAAATTTTGGTCAAGCAAAAGGGGCTTATGCTCCAGATTTGATTCATAAGGAGGCCAAAACCTTTATTCACGAAAATAAGGACAATCCATTTTTCATGTACTATGCAGCTGTAGCGCCTCATGCGGAACTTGTTGCGCCAGAACCATATATGGAAAAGTTTCGGGGGAAATTCGAGCCGGAAAAAATATATAAAGGATATGATGAAGGGCCAGGTTATCGAGAAGGACGCTACGAATCCCAGCCGGAATCACATGCCGCTTTTGTAGCCATGATTACACACCTCGACGATCGTGTGGGAGATATCATGTCCACTTTGGAAGAGCTGGGCATAGCGGATAATACCTTGGTGATATTCACTTCCGATAATGGACCCCACTTGGAAGGTGGTGCCGATCCTGATTTCTTTGATAGTAATGGTATTTATAGAGGTTATAAGCGTGATTTATACGAAGGTGGAATTCGAGTGCCCATGATTGCCATGTGGCCAGGTAAAATAAAGGCGAACACCCGTTCGGAACATGTATCGGCATTTTGGGACATAATGCCTACTGTGGCAGAACTTACTGGTCTTGAGGAAGTGGGTAATATCGATGGGATTTCATTTGCCCCAACACTTTTGGATGAAGGAGTTCAGAAAAACCATAAATATCTCTATTGGGAATTTCATGCTAAAGGAGGAAGAAAAGCAATACGAAAAGGAAGGTGGAAGCTTGTGTACTATCAGGTTGGCAATTTAGAAAATAGTACTTTGGAGTTGTTCGATTTGGAAAATGACCCTTCTGAAACAACCAATCTGGCAGAAGAGAAGCCCAAACTTTTTAAGGAAATGAAAGAAATTCTAATGAACGCCAGAACAAGCTCCGATGTATTCAGATTTGCAGATGAGCAATTTGAAGGATGA
- the galK gene encoding galactokinase, producing MTKKISEITISSPGRINFIGEHVDYNDGLVLPAAIDKCITMTFKINGTKNIFKVKSKGFDSYLVADLNNLKPGTEGWHNYILGVINELQVITGKIEGFDCEMETNVPVGSGVSSSAALECGLAFGLNELFDLGLNKWQLAKIGQQAEHNFVGTKCGIMDQFASLFGKKDHAMLLDCQSLEFEYIPTLIDPYVILLLNTNVAHNLATSGYNTRREETASGLTLISKRFKVEKSFRNISLTMIDECKKELGDICYRRCSYVLEENKRVLNAKEALKQNNFVRFGELLYESHQGLSKKYEVSCDELDFLVDFSKSKKDVLGARMMGGGFGGCTLNLIHKDSVDNFVEKVAKAYKENFGIVLSSFICVPSQGTSIIKKNINES from the coding sequence ATGACAAAGAAAATTAGTGAAATAACCATATCCTCTCCTGGAAGAATAAATTTTATAGGAGAACATGTTGACTACAACGACGGGCTTGTTCTTCCAGCGGCCATAGATAAATGTATTACTATGACGTTCAAAATCAATGGTACAAAAAACATATTTAAGGTTAAGAGCAAAGGGTTTGATAGTTATTTAGTCGCAGACCTTAATAACCTAAAACCAGGAACCGAAGGATGGCACAACTATATTTTAGGGGTTATAAATGAACTACAAGTAATTACTGGGAAAATTGAGGGCTTTGATTGCGAAATGGAGACCAATGTTCCTGTTGGTTCTGGTGTAAGCTCATCTGCAGCTTTAGAATGTGGACTTGCTTTTGGTTTGAATGAGCTGTTTGATTTAGGTTTGAATAAATGGCAACTTGCCAAGATAGGCCAGCAAGCTGAACATAATTTTGTAGGTACAAAATGTGGCATTATGGATCAGTTTGCTTCTCTTTTTGGAAAAAAAGACCATGCCATGCTTTTGGACTGTCAATCACTAGAATTTGAATATATACCTACACTAATTGATCCCTACGTAATTTTATTGCTGAACACCAATGTGGCTCATAACCTTGCTACTAGTGGATACAATACAAGACGTGAAGAAACTGCTTCGGGACTTACTTTAATCTCCAAACGATTTAAGGTCGAAAAATCCTTTAGAAACATAAGTCTTACTATGATTGATGAATGCAAAAAAGAACTAGGAGATATATGCTATAGAAGATGTAGCTATGTTCTTGAGGAAAATAAAAGGGTACTTAACGCTAAGGAAGCGCTAAAACAAAATAACTTTGTGCGATTTGGGGAACTTCTTTATGAATCCCATCAAGGATTAAGCAAAAAATATGAGGTTAGCTGCGACGAATTAGATTTTTTAGTGGACTTTTCAAAATCTAAAAAAGATGTTTTGGGAGCCAGAATGATGGGTGGTGGTTTTGGTGGATGTACACTAAACTTAATTCACAAAGATTCAGTGGACAATTTTGTAGAAAAAGTAGCCAAAGCCTATAAGGAAAATTTCGGCATAGTATTATCTTCTTTCATATGCGTGCCTAGTCAAGGTACATCAATCATCAAAAAAAATATTAATGAATCTTAA
- a CDS encoding sulfatase, with amino-acid sequence MTSIIKTKAGIFACTLVVLFAVICTSCTSKKEKKDAEPKPPNIIVIFADDLGYGDIGCYGAKGIKTPNLDALATGGFRSTDFFIPANVCSPSRAALLTGRYPMRAGYPVATRPAFPKYKNYGFAPEELTIPELLKSAGYRSLMVGKWHLGMEVKGSHPLDAGFDEYLGIPSNYGVDNTLYHNKDTVAKEVSCEILTSAYTDKVVDFINENQDHPFFIYVSHHIVHNPLLPSEGFKGSSEYGEYGDFVQELDFSTGRIMKALEEAKLHDNTLMVFTSDNGPTYKGQTGGLSGGKYCTMEGGHRVPGIFYWPDEIPVGQTSSTLMSSMDLMPLFCNIAAVNLPKDRKIDGENILDILKGKTSESPHEFTYYYNGTNLQAIRKGKWKLHLPRTVSDQPFWSKTGHPKVDKGFITLEDYVLFNLEDDLAEKVNVVVKHPEVVALLKKQADIIRAELGDVHVIGTDQRVPNLKNPQERDPVELKK; translated from the coding sequence ATGACGTCAATTATAAAAACTAAAGCTGGAATATTTGCTTGTACTTTAGTAGTGCTTTTTGCTGTAATATGCACAAGTTGTACTTCGAAAAAAGAAAAAAAAGACGCTGAGCCAAAACCACCCAACATCATTGTCATTTTTGCTGATGATCTAGGTTATGGAGATATCGGATGCTATGGTGCTAAAGGGATCAAAACACCCAACCTGGATGCTTTGGCTACAGGAGGCTTTCGCAGCACGGACTTTTTCATTCCTGCCAATGTATGTAGCCCCTCTCGTGCCGCTTTACTTACGGGCAGATATCCAATGAGAGCAGGGTACCCTGTAGCAACAAGACCAGCATTTCCAAAGTATAAGAATTATGGGTTCGCACCTGAGGAGTTGACAATTCCGGAGCTGTTGAAGTCAGCTGGCTACCGCTCGCTAATGGTTGGGAAATGGCATCTGGGTATGGAAGTGAAAGGGTCGCACCCCCTTGATGCCGGTTTTGATGAGTATCTTGGAATTCCAAGTAACTACGGGGTAGACAATACGCTTTATCATAACAAAGATACAGTCGCCAAAGAGGTCTCATGTGAAATACTTACTTCAGCGTATACAGATAAAGTGGTCGATTTTATTAACGAGAATCAAGACCATCCCTTCTTTATTTATGTTTCCCATCACATCGTGCACAATCCCCTCTTACCAAGTGAAGGCTTCAAAGGAAGTTCTGAATATGGCGAATATGGTGATTTTGTTCAGGAGTTAGATTTCAGTACGGGACGAATAATGAAGGCATTGGAAGAAGCAAAGCTGCATGATAATACGCTTATGGTATTCACTTCCGATAATGGTCCTACATACAAAGGACAGACCGGAGGACTGAGTGGTGGAAAATACTGTACTATGGAAGGGGGACATCGTGTGCCTGGAATCTTCTATTGGCCTGATGAAATTCCAGTAGGACAAACTTCAAGTACCCTAATGTCAAGTATGGATCTAATGCCTCTTTTCTGTAATATTGCAGCAGTGAATCTGCCTAAAGATCGTAAAATAGATGGTGAAAATATTCTGGATATATTGAAGGGAAAGACCTCTGAATCACCTCATGAATTCACCTATTATTATAATGGTACCAACCTACAGGCTATACGTAAGGGAAAATGGAAGCTACACTTACCAAGGACAGTTTCGGATCAGCCCTTTTGGTCAAAGACAGGACACCCAAAAGTGGATAAAGGATTTATCACCCTTGAGGATTATGTACTTTTTAATCTGGAAGATGACCTTGCTGAAAAAGTCAATGTTGTAGTAAAGCATCCGGAGGTGGTAGCGCTATTAAAGAAGCAGGCTGATATAATTAGGGCTGAGCTTGGAGACGTCCATGTCATTGGGACAGATCAAAGAGTACCTAACTTAAAAAATCCCCAAGAACGCGACCCAGTAGAATTAAAAAAGTAA
- a CDS encoding UDP-glucose--hexose-1-phosphate uridylyltransferase, producing MNLNLSEHPHRRYNILTREWVLVSPHRAKRPWQGQEEEVNNEIRPKYDPSCYLCSGNKRANGEINPNYDDVFVFNNDFAALQKSSKKDQFKDGLLLAEGEQGICKVICFSPDHSKSLAQMEVEEIEKVVKTWKKEYIDLGSLEFINYVQIFENKGAVMGCSNPHPHGQIWSQSNLPNEIVKKDSSQKDFFKKNNRSLLGSYLKQEIEKKERIIYENDAFVVLVPFWSVWPFETMIIPKEHQKNIGTLNNDQEVGFADAISTITKAYDQIFNCSFPYSSGIHQAPTNGEKNEHWHWHMSFYPPLLRSATVKKFMVGYEMFGSPQRDITAEQAVKIIKHHL from the coding sequence ATGAATCTTAATTTAAGCGAACATCCACACCGAAGGTATAATATCTTAACAAGGGAATGGGTCTTGGTATCTCCCCATAGGGCAAAACGACCTTGGCAAGGTCAGGAGGAGGAAGTAAACAATGAGATTAGACCGAAGTATGATCCATCCTGCTACTTATGTTCAGGAAACAAGAGGGCAAACGGAGAAATTAATCCAAACTATGATGATGTCTTTGTCTTTAATAATGATTTTGCAGCATTGCAGAAAAGTTCAAAAAAAGACCAGTTCAAAGATGGGTTGTTGTTGGCAGAGGGAGAACAGGGTATATGCAAGGTAATATGCTTTAGTCCGGATCATAGTAAAAGTCTGGCCCAAATGGAGGTAGAGGAAATTGAAAAAGTGGTTAAGACTTGGAAGAAAGAGTACATTGACCTGGGAAGCCTTGAATTTATTAATTACGTCCAAATATTTGAAAATAAGGGAGCAGTTATGGGTTGTAGCAATCCGCATCCACATGGTCAGATATGGAGCCAATCCAACCTGCCCAACGAAATTGTCAAGAAGGATTCCTCCCAAAAAGATTTTTTTAAGAAAAATAATAGGTCCCTTTTAGGGTCATACCTAAAGCAGGAAATTGAAAAAAAAGAACGCATTATTTATGAAAATGATGCCTTCGTGGTATTGGTTCCCTTTTGGTCCGTTTGGCCTTTTGAAACCATGATAATTCCAAAAGAACATCAAAAGAACATCGGTACTTTGAACAATGATCAAGAAGTCGGTTTTGCAGATGCCATCTCTACCATTACAAAGGCATATGACCAAATTTTCAATTGTTCATTTCCTTATTCAAGCGGAATTCATCAGGCTCCAACAAATGGTGAAAAAAACGAGCATTGGCACTGGCATATGAGTTTTTATCCACCATTGCTTAGAAGTGCCACCGTAAAAAAGTTTATGGTAGGTTATGAAATGTTTGGATCTCCCCAAAGGGATATTACTGCCGAACAAGCGGTAAAAATTATTAAACATCATCTATAG